In Aequorivita sp. H23M31, a single window of DNA contains:
- a CDS encoding UDP-N-acetylmuramate--L-alanine ligase: MKIHFIAIGGSAMHNLALALYQKGDVVTGSDDEIFEPSKSRLKTKGLLPEEEGWFPEKITSDLDAVILGMHAKADNPELLKAKELDVKIYSYPEFLYEQSKNKTRVVIGGSHGKTTITSMILHVMNYHEKDVDYMVGAQLEGFDTMVKMTDDNDFMVIEGDEYLSSPIDRRPKFHLYKPNIALLSGIAWDHVNVFPTYENYVEQFEIFLNEITNGGSIVYNEEDLEVTRIVEASTNPIKKYPYKTPKYSVKDGITFLETPEGPMPIEIFGGHNLNNLEGARWICQLMGIDADDFYEAIATFKGASKRLEKIAETKTAVAYKDYAHSPSKVKATTDAVKNQYPNRKLIACLELHTYSSLSPDFLKEYRGTLDSADTAVVFYSPQAVMIKQLKEIKQEQIEEAFDRDDLVVFTNPADFKTYLYSQDYENTCLLLMSSGNYGGLNLMDVKDYVEKP; this comes from the coding sequence AAAATTCACTTTATAGCCATAGGCGGTAGTGCCATGCACAATCTCGCTCTTGCTCTTTATCAAAAAGGAGATGTCGTAACTGGTAGCGATGATGAAATATTCGAACCTTCAAAATCACGTTTAAAAACCAAAGGTTTATTGCCCGAAGAAGAAGGATGGTTTCCAGAAAAAATCACTTCGGATCTTGATGCAGTTATATTGGGAATGCACGCCAAAGCCGATAATCCCGAACTCTTAAAGGCTAAGGAACTCGATGTGAAAATCTATAGCTACCCTGAATTTCTTTACGAACAGTCCAAAAACAAAACCCGTGTCGTTATTGGTGGCTCCCACGGAAAGACTACCATTACGTCTATGATTCTCCATGTCATGAATTACCACGAAAAAGATGTGGATTATATGGTCGGTGCTCAACTGGAAGGTTTTGATACCATGGTTAAAATGACCGACGACAACGATTTTATGGTAATTGAAGGAGACGAATATCTGTCTTCTCCAATTGACAGACGGCCGAAATTCCATCTTTATAAACCGAATATCGCTTTATTGAGCGGAATCGCCTGGGATCACGTAAATGTTTTTCCTACCTATGAGAATTATGTAGAACAATTCGAAATATTTTTAAATGAAATTACCAATGGCGGTTCGATTGTTTATAATGAAGAAGATTTGGAAGTAACACGAATTGTCGAAGCCTCCACAAATCCAATTAAAAAATATCCCTATAAAACTCCTAAATATTCAGTAAAGGATGGGATCACCTTTTTGGAAACACCCGAAGGTCCAATGCCCATCGAAATTTTCGGAGGGCACAACTTAAACAATCTTGAAGGAGCGCGATGGATATGCCAATTAATGGGCATAGATGCTGATGACTTTTATGAAGCCATCGCCACTTTTAAAGGTGCGAGCAAACGTTTGGAGAAAATAGCTGAGACCAAAACTGCAGTTGCTTATAAGGATTATGCCCACTCACCGAGTAAAGTAAAAGCTACAACCGATGCAGTGAAAAATCAATATCCCAATAGGAAATTAATAGCTTGTTTGGAACTTCACACCTATAGTAGTCTATCTCCGGATTTTCTAAAAGAATATCGAGGAACGCTAGACTCTGCTGATACAGCTGTTGTTTTTTATTCGCCCCAGGCGGTAATGATCAAACAATTAAAAGAAATTAAACAAGAGCAAATAGAAGAAGCCTTTGATCGTGACGATCTAGTAGTTTTCACCAATCCCGCAGATTTTAAGACTTATCTATACTCCCAGGATTATGAAAATACCTGCTTGCTTCTGATGAGTAGTGGCAACTATGGTGGATTAAATCTAATGGATGTAAAAGACTATGTTGAAAAACCTTAG